One window of Nymphaea colorata isolate Beijing-Zhang1983 chromosome 11, ASM883128v2, whole genome shotgun sequence genomic DNA carries:
- the LOC116263960 gene encoding metal tolerance protein 1-like: protein MESSTSHEVHILEMSTDDLPLAAPGKEVSKQACGGARCGFSDSHSRSKHASERSTAARKLWMAMVLCLVFMGAEVAGGIKANSLAILTDAAHLLSDVVAFGISLFSLWASSWEATHRRSYGFFRVEILGTLVSIQLIWLITGILVYEAIYRLIHGNAEVHGLLMFVIAAVGLVVNLVMTFLLGHSHGHGHGHDHGHSHDAHGHGHNHDHDNEEGGDNHHPEPEEDPHRSRRVKSVGAATEKPKNKKRRRRNVNVQSAYLHVIGDSIQSVGVMIGGAIIWFKPELRIVDLICTLFFSLVVLATTIRMLMSILEVLMESTPREVDAGRLERGILDMEEVVAVHELHVWAITVGKILMSCHVKIKPEADADAVLNNVIAYIQREHSITHVTIQVER from the coding sequence ATGGAGTCATCAACCTCCCACGAAGTTCACATACTCGAGATGTCGACAGATGACCTTCCGCTGGCCGCGCCGGGCAAGGAGGTCAGCAAGCAGGCCTGTGGTGGTGCGAGGTGCGGCTTCTCCGACAGCCACAGCCGTTCCAAACACGCTAGCGAGCGGTCCACCGCCGCGAGGAAGCTCTGGATGGCCATGGTCCTTTGCCTCGTCTTCATGGGAGCAGAAGTCGCCGGAGGGATCAAGGCCAACAGCCTCGCCATCCTAACCGACGCCGCCCACCTGCTGTCCGACGTCGTTGCCTTCGGCatctccctcttctccctctggGCTTCCAGCTGGGAGGCCACCCACCGCCGGAGCTACGGCTTTTTCCGGGTGGAGATTCTAGGCACCTTGGTCTCCATACAGCTCATTTGGCTCATCACCGGCATCCTGGTCTATGAGGCCATATACAGGCTCATACACGGAAACGCAGAGGTTCATGGCCTTTTGATGTTCGTTATTGCTGCAGTAGGCTTGGTTGTGAATCTGGTCATGACTTTCTTGTTAGGACACAGCCATGGTCATGGCCATGGACATGACCATGGTCATAGTCATGACGCTCACGGCCATGGCCATAATCATGATCATGATAATGAGGAAGGAGGGGACAACCACCACCCTGAGCCTGAGGAAGATCCCCATAGATCGAGGAGAGTGAAATCTGTAGGTGCTGCTACAGAGAAACCGAAAAataagaagaggaggaggaggaatgTGAATGTTCAGAGTGCCTATCTTCATGTCATCGGAGATTCGATTCAGAGCGTTGGGGTGATGATCGGCGGTGCCATCATCTGGTTCAAGCCCGAACTGCGGATCGTCGATCTCATCTGCACCCTCTTCTTCTCGCTGGTCGTTCTGGCAACGACGATTCGGATGCTGATGAGCATCCTGGAAGTGCTGATGGAGAGCACGCCGAGAGAAGTCGACGCAGGGAGGCTAGAGAGGGGGATCCTTGACATGGAGGAGGTGGTCGCCGTTCATGAGCTCCATGTTTGGGCCATCACGGTGGGGAAGATTCTCATGTCATGCCATGTGAAGATCAAACCAGAGGCAGACGCAGACGCTGTCCTCAACAATGTCATTGCTTACATTCAGAGAGAACACAGCATCACCCATGTGACCATTCAAGTTGAGCGTTAG
- the LOC116264789 gene encoding uncharacterized protein LOC116264789, which produces MATAACTVQRVNKASSEQLLRKFADMESEPARRSKKMKPVPSSSRMTSALIERNSLLPPSSNQRTRMFWTFKCNKSGRRARQLLRNQFFLALVKQRWDQTVETASKMLLEKHCNPHVRLKDESV; this is translated from the exons ATGGCCACAGCAGCCTGCACAGTGCAGCGGGTCAACAAGGCATCGTCCGAACAGTTGCTTCGCAAATTTGCCGATATGGAATCAGAGCCAGCCAGACGGTCGAAGAAAATGAAGCCAGTTCCTAGCAGCTCACGCATGACCAGTGCGTTGATTGAAAGGAACTCGCTCCTGCCGCCGTCATCAAATCAGAGAACCAGGATGTTTTGGACTTTCAAGTGCAATAAATCAGGTAGGAGAGCAAGGCAGCTGCTCCGGAACCAATTCTTCTTGGCATTGGTTAAGCAG AGATGGGATCAGACAGTTGAAACAGCTTCTAAGATGCTGCTGGAGAAGCATTGCAATCCACACGTTCGACTGAAAGATGAGTCAGTGTGA